In Lactuca sativa cultivar Salinas chromosome 5, Lsat_Salinas_v11, whole genome shotgun sequence, the DNA window gtcttatccaagacatcacaactttccacaattgatgaatgttataaaccttactttttcactcgatgtcacaatcttaactttaagacttgttattggaacgaagtatgattgacttattgatttaaccatttcttcaattcttgattcctcttcttagacatacaattgtactaagactcatttagaggatcaattgagatatggttcttaatcattaagacctatcataaagcataaaaggtactctcccttcttcttagaatggagaaacttttatctttctgcctacttgattcttcttattcgttctgctattgatctaaaccctttaatcaatccagacttacacttaatctcatatttactaaacctttagtaaatcatgacgaatatctttgttactcttatggtggacttgatcaacacgcaactttgtgtattcgatctccaagtccttcacttgacactttgtcaatgaattagtctaatttccaaatatgaaatttctcattcatcgtgcaaccaagttgcatgattccaaatttttgtccaattgaaacttgggcgatgagaaactctccctatttggtaaattctcgacttttccataaacaccataaataagaatcatatccatttgttgtagaaatatgcaaacaccaattttcataacgatttcattgcaaggaaataaacaaataaataaataagtcaaacggaaatttattttatttataaaagcaacggaaaacatttgtccttacaatgcaaaatccattgaaaactatgtatttcaaaagaaaattatctaacaactctatcataactatctaagctcaaaatctaatcttcaagtccatgcgatcaagatccattccttgtgattagattcatcttgctctttcaccaagctttctttcttttcaccgatcctgtaaaacattcaaatgcaatcttattacattatgtattaagaattaatgaataggaacttaatggagttagtggattttacctgaagcgcagccatactctttgactctcccatctcctGGACTCTTCAgactctttgggcagacttgtatccaacgccctttcttttggtagcaaacgcaggtcggttctcctagaacgtcctcggaagcatggttggttgactttcccaacaaatacgctccattgcttcgccaaatcatttctaattcagcaacaatgagcatgtaagttaggtcaatgaggttgtcgtcatgatccatcatataatactttcttttgaactcattatatgattcaggaagtgactgcaaaacccaattcacagccaactcatctgggaatgacacacccaacattaccaacctatcaatgtgtgatttcattcgtAGAACGTGGGCatacacgggtttaccatcttcatgtttcatttccaacaggtctttagtgatattgaacctttcaattcttcgatcttgtgggttggggagaacaataggaggaggaggaggaagtgaagcatgatttcttgttcctcgattgaatcgtggaatatcatcttcatgtggaatgcttgttccacgggatttgagaagaccatagttgtcaaactttgacatctacaaaacgggagaaaacgaattcaagttagttgattgattgagtccttagtaagtcacccaaatgagatactaaggctaggacccaacacaatattctacaactcgggagagggatgccgtaacccaaattgcagagcatttgaaggtaagtgaatgacgattcactaatttccaccatcaaaaacaaaaaaaaaattaagttttaaatctatgaaaactcctagatcctctgagattcattgaactttcaacggcatgtttaaatctcgatatgcccctcttgtttgtgactgggatgcctaggatgacaaagcgggtgtgaataaccatgcaaacttacatggtgccctcacatgttacagtcacctattagatgtgccggtaaaccacacacgctccaccgaactatgacaaacattgagtcaccctttgctacgtttgcttagaaccatttagtgtgccggtaaaccacacacgctccactaacgtctttgcaagggcacaaagtgtaatttcatggaattgcatcaattcacttttgcctaagtaactaatattgggaattttatgaaaacatttagttactttaataatttattatacttataatggaaggtttcgtcctatcctacccgttcggctaacgaccctccgctagtcaagagtgtggtgggtaagagtggatacccattcaatcgtcattttataggcaatttccttaaacaccccttatagaccagcttcgtgaatgaggcctactaacggtaagactgacttttactcatacatatatataatgttagacttttaatgttatatatagtatatggtgtattttacacttttaaaatattaggtggttaaatttaacaattatacttttaattcaattaaattgtaaaccaaaacttttatggatttattaaacttcttttaattatacaccttaattaataaaaccataagggtgtgatttgaactttttcaaaactatactagagttttagaatttaacattcctaattaaacttttaatcaacttttaaattccaaaacttgagggtaagttttgaaacatttgaaCACATtacggtttagaatttaaatatacatcaaaattaaaccatttaatcaaaatttaaactccaaaacttgagggcaagttttgaaaccttttttcaaaacattagggttttaactatttaaatttcaaaacaacaaaacttttgggttcaaatttaaactataaaacctaaaggggaaaatatgaaacatttcataacaacaaggatcaaataacaaataatctaaaattaacatttaatcacataattatccatatttgatttatttaatgatttcttgcaaaacaatttatcaatttagtcaaaataattaatgatcaattatcacataaggaaacaattatcttattaactgataaatatcttcaattagatcaaaaatatagttaaatatatcataaaatcggatttatattgatctaacatgataaggtaactatcccaaagcaaaaacaacaagaaatcccgagatatactccatctgacgagttgacttgtcgagtcaagcatggactcgtcgagtcaccatggactcggcgagttcagctatggactcggcgagtccagcctccagaaaccaaaaatcgattttttttcaaacatatcaagcatcaatacaatagaaaccaatcaaggctctgataccactgatgggttttggtcataagacatcctatgtgctcatacaaaccctaatgcttggatctaggtttctctattgtacatgctttgaatccaagactataaaccctaattctagcatatggaaatcaatattaacatataattaggtttaagatattaccttgattgttatgtagcaataacaatcccaattcctccttgaattgactttggaaggcttagagtcacaagtgtcactcctctaatggctcacaaacaccataagcaagaggatgaagaggagagaggttagaggctgcccaaaacatgtgaaaaccctagcaagaagcttagccacgtttttggtccttaagggatctatatatagtgaggctattagggttatctaacaaggaaaccctaatttggttgcttaagccctaagcaacccatagactcctttaatcaagcccttggacgatttccttatgggcttcccataagaattcgtccacctcttgatttaagacaatccatggcccaaattgcaattatcttataattacaattccagtcccttaagtttaattaatcttttttagtcacaaaactaattaccaattaattattaactaacattaattaaacaatatgatttctcctttaatatattattcccataatatattaataaatcatatttaatcatttctctccataattcatcctatcaagttgctttggtgaaggcaacccaaaaggaccatgcaccatcgggtcaagtacataccaaaatagttatggacttagacactaatccaacatttgtaacatccccctctggcacgtatcacaatattgtccgctttgggccactcggcacgaggacttcccagggggtcacccatcctggtactactcccgcccgatcacgcttaactgcagagttcttatgggatctgctgccctcacgactttaaaacgcgttgtgatagggaaggtatccacaccccttataaggaatgcttagttctccttcccagccgatgtgggatcagatctaactcACTTTactaaagtgggttagatctgatcccacatcggctgggtaggagaactaagcattccttataaggggtgtggataccttccctatcacaacgcgttttaaagccgtgagggtagcagatcccataagaactctgcagttaagcgtgctcgggcgggagtagtaccaggatgggtgaccccctgggaagtcctcgtgtcgagtggcccaaagcggacagtattgtgatacgtgccagagggggatgttacaatatcTCTTTGTAATTGCTTCCATCATTTTATTGCAAAAATGAGTGCCCCTATCACTCACCAAGGCTCTCGGTACACCGTATCTTGCGAAAATGTTTGACTTCAAGAAGTCAATTACAGTTTTTGAATCATCATGCCGTGTAGCCTTTGCTTCAACCCACTTTGAAACGTAATCAACCGCCAAGAGTATATAAGTATAATCAATGCACACCCTCCATCCATTTTGAACTTGAGTGGGTACCATTACGCCTTTGTTATTCTCAACAACCGTGATTCCCGTTTTCTTGGGAACCACTTGCATCGGACTAACCCATTTGGAGTCGGAAATTGGGTAAATCATATCCGCATCAAGTATCTTGATTATCTCCTTCTTGACAACTTCCATCATGGGAGGGTTTAATCGTCTTTAGGCTTCCTTCCTAGGCTTGCAATCATCTTCCAAGAGTATCTTGTGAGTGCATACATTAGGACTTATCCCCTTGATGTCCGCTATGGTCCACCCCATGGCCTCTTTATGCTCTTTCAAGACTTCAATCAATTGGTTTTCTTCAAAGTCTTTCAATTGAGAAGAGATAATCACCGGTAGAGTCTCATCTTGACCTAGATAAACATATTACAAATGGCTAGGTAAGACTTTCAATTCAAGTGTGGGTGGTTGGATTATGGAAGGTGGCATCTTGATTGGAGAATGAGATAAGGCAACTTGAGAAACATCCTTCTTTGTGGAATTAGTAATTTCTAAATACTTCACAATATCTTCAACTTCGGAATCCAATGTATACAAATCCAAGGTATTCTTCAAACTTTCACCTTCAAGACTCATGTTAAGCACCATCTTCAAAAGATCCCCATTTGATAACTCGGATAATTGTTGGGTGATTGGCTCAATCACATCAACTCGATACAATGGAGATATGTTGCTAGGATATCTCATTGCTTCAAAGATATTGAAGTGAATGTTCTCTCCATCAAACTCCATGGTGATCTTCCCATTGTGGACATCAATAATCGTGTGAGCGGTATTCATGAAGGGTCTTCCAAGGAGAATCATAGATGACTTGGAAGGAGTcttttcttcaaggtcaatgacaTAGAAATCCGCGGGAAATACTAGTTGATTAACTTGAACTAGTACATCCTCCAACACGCCTCTTGGAAATACACTTGACTTGTCCGTTAATTGAATGATTACTCCAGTTTCTTCCAAAGGTCCAACATTGAGAGATTGAAAAACCGACTATGGCATCACATTGATCGAGGCTCCAAGATCTAGCATGGCACTTTCGACATGCAAATCACCAATGGTACAAGGGATAAAAAATATTATCGGATCCTTGCATTTGGGAGGTAACTTATTTTGGATAACCGCAGACACATTTGCATTGACTTGAATCTTTTCATTTGCCTTGAGTTTTCTCTTCTTGGTGCATAAATCCTTGAGGAATTTTGCATAACTTGGAATTTGCTTAATAGCATTCAATAGTGGAATGTTGATTTGGACCTTGCGAAAAGTTTCAAATAATTCATTTTCTTCCTCTATCTTCTTGGAAAAGGCTAACCGGGAAAGGAAGGGCGGTGGTATGACCAATGGTTTGATGGGTTTGTTGGAAGAGTCGGGTTGATCAACGTTTGGCACAACCGGTTCCTTTGGAGTAGCTTCAACCTTCGGAGGCTCAACAACAATaacctcatcttcttcttcttctcttgaaactcttttaggGTTGCTTTCTCCAAGTGCTTTGCCACTTCTCAAAGTTATTGCACTCATATTGGGGTTCTTCTCGGTTTGAGATGGAAGTCTACCCCTTTGTTCTATCTTGTTGATAGCGGTGGCCAAGTCTCCGATTTGTGCTTGAATGTTGAAGAAGGTGTTCTTGGTTTCTTGTTGAAATTGGGTTTGGCTTTGAGCAAGAGAAGCGACAAGTTCTTGAAGGTTCATTTGATGGTTACCACTTGATTGGCCTTGTTGTGGTGGTTGTTGGTAGTTTGGAGGGTTATAATAATTTTGTGGATATGGAGGTTTTTGGGATTGGTATTGTGGATGTTGGGGTCTCATCAAAAGATTTGGTGGATTTTGCTTTGGTGGATAAGGGTTGTTTTGGTTATTCCTCCAATTTgggttgaaattgttttgaaatcccaTGGGTCTTAGTTGACCTTGATATccgcccattgcattcacatcttCCGGTTCACTTCCAAGTGTGGCACACTTATCCGTATAATGGCCTGTCATTGCACAAATGCCACATACCATCAATTGTTGACCActtcccaccaccatttgactTAGCACATTAGTCAAATCTAATAGTTTTGATTCCAAGTGTTGAGTGTTGCTAACTTCACCAACCACTTGTGTATAGTTTCTCTTCATGTCATTTCGAGTCCCAAAATtcctttgattttgagaaatggtaCCAAAAAGTAATCGGATCTCGTGAGGGGGTTTGTTGAAgatgtcaccaccacttgaagcatcaatcatccttcgatctttttcattcataccctcataaaattgttgaagaagtaGTTGTTCGGGTATATTGTGTTGAGGACAACTTCTACACAAATTGTTGAAgcgctcccaaaaatcatgaaatgtttcattttccccttgacgaatccccaaaatgtcacttctTTGATTTGAAATGTGGGAGGTGGGATAGAATTTGCTATCGAAGGCCTTGAGTAACTCTTCACATGTGTGAATTGATCCCGGTGGTAAGTTGAATAACCACTCTCTAGCTTTGTCTTCCAAGGTGAGCGGGAATGCGGttaacttgaaatcatccaatgtcaCATTGTCGGGCAACAtgataacacatatcatatgaaagGACTTCAAATGCTTTTGAGGATCTTCTCTATCCAAACCATGGAACTTGGTAAGTTGATGTATGAAACTTGAATTCAATTCAATTCCTCGGCGGTTTGCGGGATAAACAATAGCAAGAGGTGTATGAGTAACATCCATTTCCATCATTTGTCTAAGTGTCAACTATTGAGGAGGATTGGGTGGAAAGGGGTTATTGGGatattgttgcatgtaattgggaTGTTGTTGGTAAGGTGGGTATGGGTATTGTTGGGGATTGTAGATTGGTGGTGGATAAGGTTGGTAGTTAGGGTATTGGTTGTAAGGAGGTTATTGTTGTGGGTACATTGGGTTTTGGTACATTGGAGGGtgttggtaattgggttgatttgggtaatgtacttgttgaacttgaaaagcattgttttgaggttggttgttttggtggaagTGTTGGTTTTGTAGTTGTGGTGGCGGTTGATAATTGGGTTGGTTTTGAGGAGGGGCTTGATTCCAAGGTGGCATATCAATGAGAGGTTCTTGTGGTTGTTGTCTTGGTTGATGGGGTGGGGTATTGGCATCTTGATTGATTGGGTTTGGGTTGGCattgtgaggtggagtgtgattcaTGGCTATGTGGTTTTCAAACGGAATGTCTTCAAAGGAATGACCGACAATTGGAGAACTCGGTTCGGTGTCGGTATCACTTGAagtatgaacttgatcttctatgttgattagtggagaagaggaagaagcttgaacgagttgttgtttctttgcttgtttggctaactttttcaacctttttgcttCTCTTTCAATTTCCGGATTGTAGAGTAGTTCACCGGTTCTTGTAGACTTaggcataaacaatcaaataacaataaccaatttcaccggcaacggcgccaaaacttggtgggatgtcaagcccaccaagcaaattacaccctttgattgctaaataaacgtaatataatggtaaaaaggggtatcggtcctcggggaaatggttgtattcaatcaccaatgcaattcaatagaactagtgaaattaatctaactaactacaattaaactaaaagggggggtgtttgattacttgaaaactaaaatacttgaataaataaaaaaccttgcaattaagcaagttgatgagacGCTCAAAGGTTGAgaataattggttaactaaggcaattcaacacaatgaacatttgtgtgt includes these proteins:
- the LOC111891578 gene encoding uncharacterized protein LOC111891578 is translated as MKRNYTQVVGEVSNTQHLESKLLDLTNVLSQMVVGSGQQLMVCGICAMTGHYTDKCATLGSEPEDVNAMGGYQGQLRPMGFQNNFNPNWRNNQNNPYPPKQNPPNLLMRPQHPQYQSQKPPYPQNYYNPPNYQQPPQQGQSSGNHQMNLQELVASLAQSQTQFQQETKNTFFNIQAQIGDLATAINKIEQRGRLPSQTEKNPNMSAITLRSGKALGESNPKRVSREEEEDEVIVVEPPKVEATPKEPVVPNVDQPDSSNKPIKPLVIPPPFLSRLAFSKKIEEENELFETFRKVQINIPLLNAIKQIPSYAKFLKDLCTKKRKLKANEKIQVNANVSAVIQNKLPPKCKDPIIFFIPCTIGDLHVESAMLDLGASINVMP